A window of the Serratia sarumanii genome harbors these coding sequences:
- a CDS encoding LysR family transcriptional regulator, producing the protein MDRLDELAIFVAVVQQGSLAAAGRKLRRSAPAITRAIAALEQRFGTRLVERTTRRLAPTEAGVRLLERAQQLLQDYQAVVQDTAEAQLSGLLRVTSPVQFGRRYVAPVVMAFLDDYPQMQIEMVLNDRNLDLIDEGLDIAVRIGHLQDSSRVARRLGQVSRVTVASPAYLARCGEPRSPAQLAEHATIVGTQRPSLREWRFGPQENGERVRLAPRLLLNDVEAQLLAVRAGKGIARLLSYQVADDLAAGTLVRLLADHEPLPMPVQLVAQQAQRMPLKVRAFWDYAFERLSALPQIQPDGRGK; encoded by the coding sequence ATGGATCGGTTAGACGAGTTGGCCATCTTCGTGGCGGTGGTGCAGCAGGGTAGCCTGGCGGCGGCCGGGCGCAAACTGCGGCGCTCGGCGCCGGCGATCACCCGGGCGATCGCCGCGCTGGAACAGCGTTTCGGCACCCGACTGGTGGAACGCACCACCCGGCGGCTGGCGCCTACCGAAGCGGGCGTGCGGCTGCTGGAGCGCGCGCAACAGCTGCTGCAGGATTATCAGGCGGTGGTGCAGGATACCGCCGAAGCGCAGCTGAGCGGCTTGCTGCGCGTCACCTCGCCGGTGCAGTTCGGCCGCCGCTACGTGGCGCCGGTGGTGATGGCGTTTCTCGATGACTACCCGCAGATGCAGATCGAAATGGTGTTGAACGATCGCAATCTCGATCTGATTGACGAAGGATTGGATATCGCGGTGCGCATCGGTCATCTGCAGGACTCTTCGCGCGTGGCGAGGCGGCTGGGGCAGGTCAGCCGGGTGACGGTCGCCAGCCCGGCTTACCTGGCGCGCTGCGGCGAGCCGCGCTCACCGGCGCAGCTGGCGGAGCATGCCACCATCGTCGGCACCCAGCGGCCGTCGCTGCGCGAATGGCGCTTCGGCCCGCAGGAAAACGGCGAGCGCGTGCGCTTGGCTCCCCGGCTGTTGCTCAACGACGTGGAGGCGCAGCTGCTGGCGGTGCGCGCTGGCAAGGGCATCGCCCGGCTGCTCTCGTATCAGGTGGCGGACGATCTGGCCGCCGGCACGCTGGTGCGGCTGCTGGCGGACCATGAACCGTTGCCGATGCCGGTACAGCTGGTGGCGCAGCAGGCGCAGCGCATGCCGCTCAAGGTGCGCGCCTTTTGGGATTATGCGTTTGAACGGCTCAGCGCATTGCCGCAAATTCAGCCGGACGGGCGGGGAAAATAA
- a CDS encoding glutathione S-transferase family protein, whose protein sequence is MSTITLYGTPLSGHVHRVALLLRMLALPYEWVEASAEVRQSAAFRRLNPFGQIPVLQDGDLTLADSNAILVYLVKRYAPNSHWLPEQPAAAARVQAWLSKAAGEVRYGPASCRLIAQFAVPEDYQAARAISDRFLPQMEQHLSERDYLAGEQATIADLACYSYVAVAAEGGISLAPYPAIRRWVASIAALPGFFAMPALPEPAAS, encoded by the coding sequence ATGTCCACCATCACCCTCTACGGCACCCCGCTTTCCGGCCACGTTCACCGCGTGGCGTTGCTGCTGCGCATGCTGGCGCTGCCCTATGAATGGGTAGAAGCCTCGGCGGAGGTACGCCAGAGCGCGGCCTTTCGCCGGCTCAACCCGTTCGGCCAGATCCCGGTCTTGCAGGACGGCGATCTGACGCTGGCCGACAGCAACGCCATTCTGGTCTATCTGGTGAAGCGCTATGCGCCGAACAGCCACTGGCTGCCGGAACAGCCGGCGGCGGCGGCGCGAGTGCAGGCCTGGCTTTCCAAAGCCGCCGGTGAAGTGCGCTACGGCCCGGCCTCCTGCCGGCTGATCGCCCAGTTCGCGGTGCCGGAGGATTATCAGGCGGCGCGGGCAATCAGCGATCGTTTTCTGCCGCAGATGGAGCAGCACCTGAGCGAGCGCGACTATCTGGCCGGCGAACAGGCGACCATCGCCGATTTGGCCTGCTACAGCTATGTGGCGGTCGCGGCCGAAGGCGGCATTTCGCTGGCGCCTTACCCCGCCATACGCCGCTGGGTGGCGAGCATCGCGGCGCTTCCCGGCTTCTTCGCCATGCCGGCCCTGCCGGAACCGGCGGCGAGCTGA
- a CDS encoding pyridoxamine 5'-phosphate oxidase family protein — MIPQRFHPDELRAQTLAGFDRVGGGIYPAMPDQHRAFFAALPYLFVATLDEQGWPIATLFSGPSGFLRTPDDTHLRISAPRRSDDPAQALLLPGKPVGALGLDFSNRRRNRANGTVGRTDKNRVEIVVHQSFGNCPQYIQRRELYPVESRPQPVEHLASLDAAAQALIRTADTSFVASGAHLELAQGGVDISHRGGRPGFIHLAGDTLWIPDFRGNRYMNTLGNLLAEPRAALLSIDFERGDVLHLQGKTQILWQAEGHPGVEGAERYWRFDVHRAWRFAAALPWRGRDLEYSPATLATGVWRR; from the coding sequence ATGATCCCGCAACGGTTCCACCCCGATGAGCTGCGCGCGCAAACGCTGGCCGGTTTCGATCGCGTGGGCGGCGGCATCTACCCCGCGATGCCGGATCAGCACCGCGCGTTTTTCGCCGCGTTGCCCTACCTGTTCGTCGCCACGCTGGACGAACAGGGCTGGCCCATCGCCACCCTGTTCAGCGGCCCGTCCGGGTTTTTACGCACGCCGGACGACACGCACCTGCGCATCAGCGCGCCGCGCCGCAGCGACGATCCCGCCCAGGCGCTGTTGCTGCCCGGCAAACCGGTCGGCGCGCTCGGGCTCGACTTCAGCAACCGGCGACGCAACCGCGCCAACGGCACCGTCGGCCGCACCGACAAAAACCGGGTGGAGATCGTCGTTCACCAAAGCTTCGGCAACTGCCCGCAGTACATTCAGCGCCGCGAACTCTACCCGGTGGAGAGCCGGCCACAGCCGGTTGAGCATTTAGCTTCGCTCGATGCGGCGGCGCAGGCGCTGATCCGCACCGCGGACACCAGCTTCGTCGCCAGCGGCGCGCACCTGGAACTGGCGCAGGGCGGCGTCGATATTTCCCATCGCGGCGGCCGCCCCGGCTTTATCCATCTGGCAGGCGACACGCTGTGGATACCGGACTTTCGCGGCAACCGTTATATGAATACGTTGGGCAACCTGCTGGCCGAACCGCGGGCGGCGCTGCTGTCCATCGATTTTGAGCGCGGCGACGTGCTGCATCTGCAGGGAAAAACGCAGATCCTCTGGCAGGCGGAAGGACATCCCGGCGTTGAAGGGGCGGAACGCTATTGGCGGTTTGACGTTCACCGCGCCTGGCGTTTTGCCGCGGCGCTGCCGTGGCGGGGACGCGATCTGGAATATTCGCCGGCGACGCTGGCGACCGGGGTGTGGCGCCGCTGA
- a CDS encoding glycogen synthase — MMKSVDRHLAAYGSEMDFLASSIALMEWQGRQIDAGQVAGNMSEQQSRLFFARLRYFRQLYQAAAAAEHSL; from the coding sequence ATGATGAAATCAGTGGACAGACATCTCGCGGCCTACGGCAGCGAAATGGATTTTTTGGCGTCGAGCATCGCCCTGATGGAATGGCAAGGGCGGCAGATTGACGCCGGGCAGGTGGCCGGCAATATGTCGGAACAGCAAAGCCGCCTGTTCTTTGCGCGGTTGCGTTATTTTCGTCAGCTTTATCAGGCCGCAGCGGCGGCCGAACACAGCCTGTAA
- the gabD gene encoding NADP-dependent succinate-semialdehyde dehydrogenase, translating to MSTSISATLKDPTLFREANYIDGQWLPAQAGRSIAIHNPANGELVGHVPAFGAEETARAIAAAKKAQPAWRALTAKERAGKLRRLFELMMENQDDLARIMTAEQGKPLAESRGEIAYAASFIEWFAEEGKRVYGDTIPQPQAGRRIIVQKEPIGVFAAITPWNFPAAMITRKAGPGWAAGCTGVIRPASQTPFSALAIAVLAERAGLPAGVCNVITGPSKGIGGELTANPDVRKLSFTGSTEVGAQLLAQCAPTIKKTSMELGGNAPFIVFDDADLDAAVAGAVASKYRNAGQTCVCTNRFLVQDGVYDAFAAKLKAAVAKLKVGNGLDEGVTIGPLINPDAVEKVREHIADAVEHGASVLLGGKPDALGGNFFTPTILTDVPRTAKIFREETFGPVAPLIRFSHEADAVELANDTPFGLAAYFYSRDIGRVMRVAEALEYGIVGINEGLISTEVAPFGGMKHSGLGREGSKYGIEDYLEIKYLCLGGLGA from the coding sequence ATGAGCACCAGCATTAGCGCTACCCTCAAGGATCCCACGCTGTTCCGCGAGGCCAATTACATCGACGGGCAATGGTTGCCGGCCCAAGCAGGCCGTTCGATCGCCATTCATAATCCCGCCAACGGCGAGCTGGTCGGCCACGTGCCGGCCTTCGGCGCCGAAGAAACCGCGCGCGCCATCGCCGCCGCCAAGAAGGCGCAGCCCGCCTGGCGTGCGCTGACCGCCAAAGAACGCGCCGGCAAACTGCGGCGGCTGTTTGAACTGATGATGGAAAATCAGGACGATCTGGCACGCATCATGACGGCGGAACAGGGTAAACCGCTGGCTGAAAGCCGCGGTGAGATCGCCTATGCCGCCTCCTTTATCGAATGGTTCGCCGAGGAAGGCAAGCGGGTCTACGGCGACACCATTCCGCAGCCGCAGGCCGGTCGCCGCATTATCGTGCAGAAAGAGCCGATCGGCGTGTTCGCCGCCATCACCCCGTGGAACTTTCCGGCGGCGATGATCACCCGCAAAGCCGGCCCCGGCTGGGCCGCCGGCTGTACCGGGGTGATCCGCCCCGCCAGCCAGACGCCGTTCTCGGCGCTGGCGATCGCCGTGCTGGCGGAGCGCGCCGGGCTGCCCGCCGGGGTGTGCAACGTGATCACCGGCCCCAGCAAGGGCATCGGCGGCGAACTCACCGCCAACCCGGATGTGCGTAAACTCTCCTTCACCGGCAGCACCGAAGTCGGCGCGCAGCTGCTGGCCCAGTGCGCGCCCACCATCAAGAAAACCAGCATGGAGCTGGGCGGCAACGCGCCGTTTATCGTGTTCGACGACGCCGATCTGGACGCCGCCGTGGCCGGCGCGGTCGCCTCGAAATACCGCAACGCCGGCCAGACCTGCGTCTGCACCAACCGTTTTCTGGTGCAGGACGGCGTATACGACGCCTTCGCCGCCAAACTGAAAGCCGCCGTCGCCAAGCTGAAAGTCGGCAACGGGCTGGATGAGGGCGTCACCATCGGCCCGCTGATTAACCCGGACGCAGTGGAGAAAGTGCGCGAGCATATCGCCGACGCCGTCGAACACGGCGCATCGGTGCTGCTGGGCGGCAAGCCTGACGCGCTGGGCGGCAATTTCTTCACCCCGACCATCCTGACCGACGTGCCGCGCACGGCGAAAATCTTCCGCGAGGAGACGTTCGGCCCGGTGGCGCCCCTGATCCGCTTCAGCCACGAGGCCGACGCCGTCGAACTGGCCAACGACACGCCGTTCGGCCTGGCCGCTTACTTCTACAGCCGCGACATCGGCCGAGTGATGCGCGTGGCCGAAGCGCTGGAGTACGGCATCGTCGGCATCAACGAAGGGCTGATCTCCACCGAGGTGGCGCCGTTCGGCGGCATGAAGCACTCAGGTTTGGGGCGCGAAGGCTCAAAATACGGCATCGAAGACTATCTCGAAATCAAATACCTGTGCCTTGGCGGTTTGGGCGCCTGA
- a CDS encoding GyrI-like domain-containing protein encodes MHPLSMQLPGFYVAGQTIRTTNQDETRPETAKISALWSDFFTTSPAMPVYGVYSNYASDAGGPFDVTAGSAAESGLYIQPGRYLVFQARGAMPAAVIEGWQAIWAYFEQHPEIERRFLTDFEAYTGPDAVDIHIGCR; translated from the coding sequence ATGCACCCCCTCTCGATGCAGTTGCCCGGCTTTTACGTCGCCGGCCAGACAATCAGAACCACCAATCAGGACGAAACCCGGCCCGAAACGGCTAAAATTTCTGCGCTGTGGTCAGACTTTTTCACCACCTCGCCCGCCATGCCGGTCTACGGGGTCTACTCCAACTACGCCTCCGACGCCGGCGGGCCGTTTGACGTCACCGCCGGCAGTGCGGCAGAGAGCGGTTTGTACATCCAACCCGGCCGCTATCTGGTGTTCCAGGCCCGGGGCGCGATGCCGGCGGCGGTCATCGAAGGCTGGCAAGCCATCTGGGCCTACTTCGAGCAACACCCGGAAATCGAACGCCGCTTCCTGACTGACTTCGAAGCCTATACCGGCCCCGACGCGGTCGATATCCATATCGGCTGCCGCTAA
- a CDS encoding glyoxalase superfamily protein, translating into MTTFSPAIPILRIFSVDKAKEFYLGFLGFTLAWEHRFSEDLPLYMQVSRAGLTLHLSEHYGDGTPGAALFIPVHDIDALHRELTAKNYRYARPGVEVVDWGKELNLTDPFGNRLRFCEQSHEA; encoded by the coding sequence ATGACCACCTTCTCCCCCGCCATTCCGATCCTGCGCATCTTTTCGGTCGACAAGGCCAAAGAGTTTTATCTGGGTTTTCTCGGTTTCACGCTGGCGTGGGAGCATCGTTTCAGCGAGGATCTGCCGCTGTACATGCAGGTGAGCCGCGCCGGATTGACGCTGCACCTGAGCGAACACTACGGGGACGGCACGCCCGGCGCCGCCCTTTTCATCCCGGTGCACGATATCGACGCGCTGCACCGGGAGCTCACGGCCAAAAACTACCGCTATGCCCGGCCGGGAGTGGAGGTTGTCGACTGGGGCAAGGAGCTGAATCTCACCGATCCGTTCGGCAACCGCCTGCGGTTTTGCGAGCAGAGCCACGAGGCCTGA
- a CDS encoding cupin domain-containing protein encodes MKIQRSGSIPSQRGSADYFTGQVRIDAPFAGDAPARVGGATVTFEPGARTAWHTHPLGQTLIVTQGRGWIQMWGETTQEMHPGDIVWIPAGVKHWHGATPDTAMTHIAIAEAVDGSPVTWLEPVNEAEYRQ; translated from the coding sequence ATGAAAATACAACGCAGCGGTTCGATCCCATCACAGCGCGGTTCAGCGGATTATTTTACCGGGCAGGTACGCATCGACGCGCCGTTCGCCGGTGACGCGCCGGCCAGGGTGGGCGGCGCGACCGTCACCTTCGAACCCGGCGCCCGCACGGCCTGGCATACGCATCCGCTCGGCCAGACGCTGATTGTCACTCAGGGGCGCGGTTGGATCCAGATGTGGGGCGAGACCACGCAGGAAATGCACCCCGGCGATATCGTCTGGATCCCGGCAGGCGTCAAACACTGGCACGGCGCGACGCCGGACACCGCCATGACCCATATCGCCATCGCCGAAGCGGTGGACGGCAGCCCGGTGACCTGGCTGGAGCCGGTCAACGAGGCGGAGTACCGCCAATAA
- a CDS encoding LysR family transcriptional regulator, which yields MLKENFNDLIAFLMVARERSFTKAAAQLGVSQSALSHAIRGLEERLALRLLTRTTRSVAPTEAGERLLNSIGPRFAEIESELNALGEMRDRPAGNIRITAGEHAVDAVLWPVLRTFLVDYPDINVEITVDNSLTDIVAGRFDAGIRLGEQVAKDMVAVRVGPDMRMVPVASPAYFARYGRPATPQALQNHRCINMRLPTLGGLYAWEFARDGREIKVRVEGQLTFNSLRQRIDAAQLGLGIAFVPEDTVAEPLADGRLQMALDDWCPPFPGYYLYYPSRRQHTTAFALLIEALRRGA from the coding sequence ATGTTGAAAGAAAACTTTAACGATCTGATCGCTTTCCTGATGGTGGCCAGGGAGCGCAGCTTCACCAAAGCGGCGGCGCAGCTTGGGGTTTCCCAATCGGCGCTCAGCCACGCTATTCGCGGGCTGGAAGAACGCCTGGCGCTGCGCTTGCTCACCCGCACCACCCGCAGCGTCGCCCCCACCGAGGCCGGTGAACGGCTGCTCAACAGCATCGGCCCGCGCTTTGCGGAGATTGAAAGCGAGCTGAACGCGCTGGGTGAAATGCGCGATCGGCCCGCCGGCAACATCCGCATCACCGCCGGCGAACACGCGGTGGATGCGGTGCTGTGGCCGGTGTTGCGCACTTTTCTCGTCGATTACCCGGATATCAACGTGGAAATCACCGTCGATAACAGCCTGACCGACATCGTCGCCGGGCGTTTCGACGCCGGCATCCGGCTGGGGGAACAGGTGGCGAAGGACATGGTGGCGGTGCGCGTCGGGCCGGACATGCGCATGGTGCCCGTTGCCTCCCCCGCCTATTTCGCCCGTTACGGCCGCCCCGCCACGCCGCAAGCGCTGCAAAACCATCGCTGCATCAACATGCGCCTGCCCACCCTCGGCGGGCTGTACGCCTGGGAATTTGCCCGCGATGGCCGGGAGATCAAAGTGCGGGTGGAGGGGCAACTGACCTTCAACAGCCTGCGCCAGCGGATCGACGCCGCGCAGCTCGGCCTCGGCATCGCCTTTGTGCCGGAAGATACCGTCGCCGAGCCGCTGGCCGACGGCCGGCTGCAGATGGCGCTGGACGACTGGTGCCCGCCGTTTCCCGGCTATTACCTCTATTATCCGAGCCGCAGGCAGCACACCACCGCCTTTGCGCTGCTGATTGAGGCGCTGCGGCGCGGGGCTTAA
- a CDS encoding aldo/keto reductase, translating into MQTRKLGREGLEVSALGLGCMGLSFGYGPATDKRQAIELIRAAVDEGVTFFDTAEIYGPFTNEELLGEALAPVRDRVVIATKFGFDLSQPAGQQVLNSRPEHIRRAVDGSLKRLRVEAIDLLYQHRVDPEVPIEEVAGAVQQLIREGKVKYFGLSEAGAQTIRRAHAVQPVTALQSEYSLWWREPEREILPTLAELGISLVPFSPLGKGFLTGAITEDTTFDSGDFRNQVPRFSAEARRANQALVDVLGQIAQRKGATPAQIALAWLLAQQPWIVPIPGTTKRHRLQENLAAAAVALAADELGEIERALSAIDVIGDRYPAHLQKNVGR; encoded by the coding sequence ATGCAAACACGCAAATTGGGGCGCGAAGGGCTGGAAGTCTCGGCGTTGGGGTTGGGCTGCATGGGGCTGAGTTTTGGCTATGGCCCGGCCACCGACAAACGACAGGCGATCGAGCTGATCCGTGCCGCGGTCGACGAAGGCGTGACGTTCTTCGATACCGCCGAGATTTATGGTCCTTTCACGAACGAGGAATTGTTGGGCGAAGCGCTGGCGCCGGTGCGCGATCGGGTTGTTATCGCCACCAAGTTTGGTTTCGATCTGTCGCAGCCGGCGGGGCAACAGGTGTTGAACAGCCGTCCGGAGCATATTCGCCGGGCGGTGGACGGTTCGCTGAAGCGCCTGCGGGTAGAGGCCATCGATCTGCTGTATCAACATCGCGTCGATCCCGAGGTGCCTATCGAGGAGGTGGCCGGGGCAGTGCAGCAACTGATTCGCGAAGGGAAAGTGAAGTACTTCGGCCTGTCGGAAGCCGGAGCGCAAACCATTCGGCGTGCCCACGCAGTGCAGCCGGTCACGGCGCTGCAAAGCGAATATTCGCTGTGGTGGCGTGAGCCGGAGCGTGAAATCTTGCCGACGCTGGCGGAACTGGGCATCAGTCTGGTGCCGTTCAGCCCGCTCGGCAAGGGCTTTCTCACCGGCGCCATCACCGAGGACACCACCTTCGACAGCGGCGATTTTCGCAACCAGGTGCCACGTTTCAGCGCCGAGGCGCGCCGAGCCAACCAGGCGCTGGTGGATGTGCTGGGGCAGATAGCGCAGCGCAAGGGCGCGACGCCAGCGCAGATCGCTCTGGCCTGGCTGCTGGCGCAGCAGCCGTGGATCGTGCCGATCCCGGGAACCACCAAGCGCCATCGTCTGCAAGAAAACCTCGCGGCGGCGGCGGTCGCGTTGGCGGCGGACGAGCTGGGCGAGATTGAGCGCGCGCTTTCCGCTATCGACGTGATCGGCGATCGCTACCCGGCGCATCTGCAGAAAAACGTCGGGCGTTAA